The Aquipuribacter hungaricus genomic sequence GACGGCCGCACCTATCTCAGCTGTGGGCGGCCCCGACGCCCGACGCTGGGCGTGATACGCCCACTGGTACATCGCACGTCGTAGTTCCGCGGTGTCGGGACGACCCGGGAAGGACCCGCTCGACTGCAAGGTGACGTCGATCAGGGCCTCGGCGAGCGATCGGCGCGAGATGGGTGCAAGGGCGGACCACTTCAGGTCGACGTAGGTCAGCGACCATGCCCACCAGGTAATGGAGCGCTCTCTCGCGACCCTGGATTGTGGAAGCCCACTCTCCCGGTCGAACGCCTCTCCACGCCTGCTGGCGCCCACGAGCTCGGAGCGGGTGCTGTCGGCGAGCGCCCTGGTGGAGAACGACCGGGAGTGCCGACGCAGCCCGACCTCCCAGCGCAGCCGGTAGGTCGTTGCCCTCTTGCCCACCACGCGGGTGACGGCCCAGACGCGGACGTCGTAGGTGGAGGACGCGTTCCTCTCGCCGGGTGCCGTCATCTGAGTTCGTCGCAACTGGCGAGCCACTGCTCCAGGTCGTGGCGGCGGACGCGCACCTCGCCGTTGGGCAGCTTCAGCGAGCGGGGTCCCCGTCCCTTGGCCCGCCAGTCGTAGTACGTCGAGCGCGAGACGCCGATCTCGGCACAGACCTCGGCGATGGACAGATGGGTGGTTCTACTCATGAGACGTCCCTTCTTCGGATTGGCGGAGCTGCTAGTGAGCGACTAGCTGGTCCGCACGGCAGCCGGGGCAGATGCCGTGGTGGGTGACCAGGTGGTCGGGGCATCGGTGGGAGGGGCGGGCGGGCCGTGGCGCCGCTTCGCGTTCCCAGCGCCGCAGCCAGGCGACGGCAAGGTCCGGGCGGGTGGGTCGGCCGGCTACGCGGAGCAGGAGGTCGTCGCCGAGTCGAGCCAGGTGGCGCTCCGCGGCTACGTCGTGCGTAGGGGTCCACCCACGCCACGCCACCGACGGGAACCGAGCGGTGAGCTCGTCCCGGGCGGACAACCACGCGGCGGACGGCGACACGACGCCGAGTCCCTCGGCATCCCCGCGCTGAGAGTCGCCCGCTTCGGCCTGCCTGTCGGGGGATGTGGGGCGGGAAGCCAGCAGACGCGGGTACCGGTCGGTTCCCCTGCGGGTTGATGACGGTTCGGGTGCCACGGCTGTGACAGCCCCACCTGGCACAGCCGTGGAAGGGGTCCCCCCGTCACGAGGTGGGAGGGGTGTCAGAACGGAGGGGGTGTCAGGTTGGGCGGGGGCGTACTGCCAGCCGTCGCCGCGCAGGACGATCCGGTAGAGGTTCGACGTACCTTCGCGCGCGTCGATCGTCAGTCGTCCCGCTTCGCGTAGAGACCGGAGGTGTCGACGCACCGTGCTCGCCGACGAGCGGGTGCGGCGGGCTAGGCGATTGATGGATGGGAAGCACGCGCCGTCGTCGTTCGCGTGATCGGCGAGAGCGAGCATGAGCAGCACGTCACCTCTGGGGAGCGACTCGTCGTCCCAGACCGCAGTCATCA encodes the following:
- a CDS encoding helix-turn-helix transcriptional regulator → MSRTTHLSIAEVCAEIGVSRSTYYDWRAKGRGPRSLKLPNGEVRVRRHDLEQWLASCDELR
- a CDS encoding helix-turn-helix domain-containing protein, which codes for MAIRLMTAVWDDESLPRGDVLLMLALADHANDDGACFPSINRLARRTRSSASTVRRHLRSLREAGRLTIDAREGTSNLYRIVLRGDGWQYAPAQPDTPSVLTPLPPRDGGTPSTAVPGGAVTAVAPEPSSTRRGTDRYPRLLASRPTSPDRQAEAGDSQRGDAEGLGVVSPSAAWLSARDELTARFPSVAWRGWTPTHDVAAERHLARLGDDLLLRVAGRPTRPDLAVAWLRRWEREAAPRPARPSHRCPDHLVTHHGICPGCRADQLVAH